From one Rhizobium rosettiformans genomic stretch:
- the recQ gene encoding DNA helicase RecQ — protein MPTQSLTDPLFSHPALDGPLSVLKRVYGYSAFRGRQAEVVSHVVSGGDAVVLFPTGAGKSLCFQVPALCRPGVGVVVSPLIALMRDQVEALKGLGVRAAALNSTLSREEYVEIRRALDRGELDFLYVTPERTATPGFIEMMQGVEIALFAIDEAHCVSQWGHDFRPEYRELGKLADLFPGVPRLALTATADPHTREDIIARLRLDDAQVFTTSFDRPNIAYEIVERDQPRQQLLRFLSRHKGSSGIVYCLSRAKVEEIASWLDDQGIRALPYHAGMDRAIRDANQDAFLKEEDLCLVATVAFGMGIDKPNVRYVAHLDLPGSVEAYYQETGRAGRDGLPSEVWMAYGMADVIQRGRMIDEGGAADDIKRVERAKLNALLAICETPGCRRQAILKHFGESHAGQCGNCDTCLKPVETWDGAEAAIKALAAIYRTGERFGTGHLIDVLMGNENDKTIRFGHTDMPVFGAGKDLPAKTWQSVYRQLLAAGYIRVDHTAYGALTLEESARAVFKREVDVRFRKDRPTTGKAARGQSSRTAQAKAGLDQADQELFEALRAKRMELAREQSVPPYVIFPDTTLVALATERPMDEDEMLSISGIGQSKLERYGDAFIEVITAYSR, from the coding sequence ATGCCGACTCAGTCCCTCACCGATCCGCTCTTCTCGCACCCTGCCCTGGACGGTCCGCTTTCCGTCCTGAAGCGTGTCTATGGCTATTCCGCGTTTCGCGGGCGCCAGGCGGAGGTGGTTTCGCATGTCGTGTCCGGCGGCGATGCCGTGGTGCTGTTTCCGACGGGGGCGGGAAAATCGCTCTGTTTCCAGGTGCCCGCGCTCTGCCGGCCAGGCGTCGGCGTGGTCGTTTCGCCGCTGATTGCCCTGATGCGCGACCAAGTTGAGGCGTTGAAAGGCCTCGGCGTCAGGGCGGCGGCGCTCAACTCGACGCTCAGCCGCGAGGAATATGTCGAGATCCGCCGGGCGCTCGATCGCGGCGAGCTCGACTTTCTCTATGTGACACCGGAGCGGACGGCGACCCCAGGCTTCATCGAGATGATGCAAGGTGTGGAGATCGCGCTCTTTGCCATCGACGAGGCCCATTGCGTTTCTCAATGGGGGCATGATTTCCGGCCGGAATATCGCGAGCTCGGCAAGCTTGCCGATCTCTTCCCCGGCGTGCCGCGGCTGGCGCTGACGGCAACCGCCGATCCGCATACGCGGGAAGACATCATTGCAAGGCTGCGGCTGGACGATGCACAAGTCTTCACCACCTCCTTCGACCGCCCGAACATTGCCTATGAGATCGTCGAGCGTGACCAGCCGCGCCAGCAGCTTTTGCGCTTCCTGTCGCGCCACAAGGGATCGAGCGGTATCGTCTACTGCCTGTCGCGCGCCAAGGTCGAGGAGATCGCCAGCTGGCTGGACGACCAGGGGATAAGGGCGCTGCCCTATCATGCCGGCATGGACCGGGCGATTCGAGACGCCAACCAGGACGCTTTTCTCAAAGAGGAAGACCTCTGCCTGGTCGCCACGGTTGCCTTCGGGATGGGCATCGACAAGCCGAATGTGCGTTACGTCGCGCATCTCGACCTGCCGGGCTCGGTAGAGGCCTATTATCAGGAGACGGGCCGCGCGGGGCGTGACGGTCTGCCGTCCGAAGTCTGGATGGCCTATGGCATGGCCGATGTCATCCAGCGCGGACGGATGATCGACGAGGGCGGAGCTGCCGACGACATCAAGCGGGTGGAGCGCGCCAAGCTCAATGCGCTCTTGGCCATCTGCGAAACGCCCGGCTGCCGGCGCCAGGCAATTCTCAAGCATTTCGGCGAGAGCCATGCGGGCCAATGCGGCAATTGCGACACCTGTCTGAAGCCAGTCGAGACCTGGGACGGCGCCGAGGCCGCGATCAAGGCGCTGGCCGCCATCTACCGCACCGGAGAGCGCTTCGGCACCGGGCATCTGATCGACGTGCTCATGGGCAACGAAAACGACAAGACGATCCGTTTCGGTCATACGGACATGCCGGTCTTCGGGGCGGGCAAGGATTTACCCGCAAAGACCTGGCAATCGGTCTATCGCCAGCTGCTTGCCGCCGGATACATTCGCGTCGATCACACGGCTTACGGTGCGCTGACGCTGGAGGAAAGCGCACGCGCCGTCTTCAAGCGCGAGGTCGATGTGCGCTTCCGCAAGGACCGGCCGACGACGGGCAAGGCAGCGCGCGGCCAGTCCTCGCGCACGGCACAGGCAAAGGCCGGGCTCGATCAGGCGGATCAGGAACTGTTCGAGGCCCTGCGCGCCAAGCGCATGGAGCTCGCCCGCGAGCAATCCGTACCGCCATACGTCATCTTCCCCGACACGACGCTGGTTGCACTCGCCACTGAACGGCCGATGGACGAGGACGAGATGCTGTCGATTTCCGGCATCGGGCAATCGAAGCTGGAGCGTTACGGCGACGCCTTTATCGAGGTGATCACGGCCTATTCGCGGTGA
- a CDS encoding class I SAM-dependent methyltransferase, translating into MSNYSDHIDETVLKTWFSAKTIADPQLTRFINTNHLPRIKPSFKDVCNRLFGCDNPYHAYKPELLPAPMPYKAHIGEKTLGAIEAQLGRKPTFGIEVGSFIGSSASIIGAWMREHGGALMCVDTWCGDINMWLLGNFAGTMRKMDGDPVIFKYFMNAMFNSGLTETVIPFRVSSIVAARALKVLNYEIDFVYLDSAHECGETFMELSLYYDLLPPGGIIIGDDYMMFPAVKHDVDLFCKVNDIQLFFTGERDTWLIQKPVAADNVLHLPVANEVA; encoded by the coding sequence ATGAGCAATTACAGCGACCATATCGATGAGACTGTCCTGAAGACCTGGTTTTCCGCCAAGACCATCGCGGATCCGCAACTCACCCGGTTCATCAACACCAACCATCTGCCACGGATCAAGCCGTCCTTTAAGGATGTCTGCAACAGGCTGTTCGGATGTGACAATCCCTATCACGCCTACAAGCCGGAACTGCTTCCGGCACCGATGCCCTACAAGGCCCATATAGGAGAAAAGACTCTCGGCGCGATCGAGGCGCAGCTCGGCCGCAAGCCGACGTTCGGCATCGAAGTCGGAAGTTTCATCGGCAGCAGCGCATCGATCATCGGTGCGTGGATGCGTGAGCACGGCGGAGCGCTGATGTGCGTCGATACCTGGTGCGGCGATATCAACATGTGGCTGCTCGGCAACTTCGCCGGCACGATGCGCAAGATGGACGGTGACCCCGTTATCTTCAAGTATTTCATGAATGCGATGTTCAACAGCGGCCTGACAGAGACGGTCATCCCCTTCCGCGTATCATCGATCGTTGCCGCCCGGGCGCTGAAAGTGCTGAATTACGAGATTGACTTCGTCTATCTCGATTCGGCGCATGAGTGCGGCGAGACCTTCATGGAATTGTCGCTCTATTACGACCTGCTGCCGCCGGGTGGTATCATCATCGGCGATGACTACATGATGTTCCCGGCCGTCAAGCATGACGTCGATCTGTTTTGCAAGGTGAATGACATCCAGCTGTTCTTTACGGGCGAGCGGGATACCTGGCTGATTCAGAAACCTGTGGCCGCCGACAACGTCCTACATCTGCCGGTGGCAAACGAAGTCGCCTGA